A part of Gracilimonas sp. genomic DNA contains:
- the fadJ gene encoding fatty acid oxidation complex subunit alpha FadJ, which translates to MSYLQITQKDSVAIITLDLPGEKVNKLNESMMEEFSEFLDELENNNELKGAVLISGKKDNFIAGADIDMFQARDTAKEIEQLSKDGHKILNRIADFSKPIAVAVHGSCMGGGLELSLACHYRVCSDSSKTVFALPEVKLGILPGTGGTQRLPRLIGIQNALPYMLTGKNIYTRQAKRMGLVDEVTHKDAIEKAAIKGVHKISEGKFDRKDKRPFLHKLLEGNPLGRKVIFSQARKKTAGQTKGNYPAPPKIIDAVEYGYKHGLEKGLENETVLFGELGATQESRNLVNLFFGMTASKKVPNSDLVREVKRIGVLGAGLMGSGIAEVSIDKGDYRVLLKDQTIENAAEGEKEIWKSLDEKARKRIITEFERDKTASRVTGVDSYDGFSSVDLVIEAVFEDLELKQNIVQQVESNTPDHTIFASNTSSLPISKIAEGAQRPENIIGMHYFSPVQKMPLLEIITTNQTADWVTQTAYQVGVNQGKNVIVVNDGPGFYTTRILAPYMNEALVLLEEGASIEFLDKIMKDFGYPVGPMALFDEVGIDVGAHVAETMASMFAERGVESTNKADELLEAGFRGRKNKRGMYKYNAGKKKEVNTEIYKYFGGSNRTNPDKETAQRRMALTMINEAAWCLEENILKSPGDGDLGAILGLGFPPFLGGPFQYIDQKGIQNVVDQLNEFTEKFGPRFKPAKILVDYAKEGKTFYGD; encoded by the coding sequence ATGAGCTACCTACAAATCACACAAAAAGATTCTGTTGCCATCATCACGCTGGATTTACCTGGTGAGAAAGTGAATAAACTAAATGAATCAATGATGGAGGAGTTCTCGGAATTCCTCGATGAGCTCGAAAATAATAATGAGCTCAAAGGAGCCGTGCTCATTTCCGGGAAGAAAGATAATTTTATTGCTGGCGCGGATATCGACATGTTTCAGGCTCGTGATACAGCCAAAGAGATAGAGCAGCTCAGTAAAGATGGCCATAAAATCCTGAACCGTATCGCTGATTTTTCCAAGCCTATCGCCGTAGCCGTTCATGGCAGTTGTATGGGCGGCGGACTGGAACTCTCTCTCGCCTGTCATTATCGTGTTTGTTCGGATAGCTCCAAAACCGTTTTTGCTCTTCCTGAAGTTAAGCTGGGCATTTTGCCCGGAACCGGGGGAACTCAGCGGCTACCACGCTTAATCGGCATTCAAAATGCCCTTCCCTATATGCTGACCGGGAAAAATATATATACACGCCAGGCTAAACGGATGGGTTTGGTGGATGAAGTCACTCATAAAGACGCCATTGAAAAAGCTGCGATTAAGGGCGTGCATAAAATATCGGAAGGGAAGTTTGACCGAAAAGATAAAAGGCCGTTTCTGCATAAACTTCTGGAGGGAAATCCGCTGGGTCGAAAAGTCATCTTTTCCCAGGCCCGTAAGAAAACAGCAGGCCAAACCAAGGGGAACTACCCGGCTCCTCCTAAAATCATCGATGCCGTTGAGTATGGATACAAGCATGGCCTCGAAAAAGGACTGGAAAATGAAACCGTTCTTTTTGGGGAACTGGGCGCTACACAGGAATCCCGAAATCTGGTCAATCTGTTTTTTGGGATGACCGCCTCCAAAAAAGTCCCCAACTCTGATTTGGTAAGAGAAGTGAAAAGAATCGGTGTTCTGGGTGCCGGACTTATGGGTTCAGGGATTGCCGAAGTCAGTATTGATAAAGGTGATTACCGGGTCCTGCTCAAAGACCAGACCATTGAAAATGCCGCCGAAGGAGAAAAAGAGATTTGGAAATCTTTGGATGAAAAAGCCCGGAAGAGAATTATCACTGAGTTTGAAAGGGATAAGACGGCCAGTCGTGTCACCGGTGTGGATTCCTACGATGGATTCAGCTCCGTTGATTTAGTGATTGAGGCGGTATTTGAAGATCTGGAACTCAAACAAAACATCGTCCAGCAAGTCGAGTCGAATACCCCCGATCATACTATTTTTGCGTCCAACACTTCTTCACTACCGATTTCAAAAATTGCGGAGGGTGCACAACGGCCGGAGAATATCATTGGGATGCATTACTTCTCACCGGTTCAAAAAATGCCGCTGTTGGAAATTATAACCACTAATCAAACCGCTGACTGGGTTACTCAAACCGCTTATCAGGTTGGGGTGAATCAGGGCAAGAATGTGATTGTCGTCAATGACGGGCCTGGTTTTTATACTACTCGGATTTTAGCTCCTTATATGAATGAAGCGTTAGTATTGCTGGAAGAAGGCGCATCCATTGAATTCCTCGACAAAATCATGAAAGACTTTGGCTACCCTGTGGGACCTATGGCTCTTTTTGATGAAGTAGGCATTGACGTGGGAGCTCACGTTGCTGAAACGATGGCCTCTATGTTTGCTGAACGTGGAGTGGAATCCACCAACAAAGCAGATGAGCTCTTGGAAGCCGGTTTCCGCGGACGAAAAAATAAACGCGGGATGTACAAATACAACGCCGGCAAAAAGAAAGAAGTAAACACCGAGATTTATAAGTACTTCGGAGGTTCAAACCGAACCAATCCTGACAAGGAAACGGCCCAGCGGCGTATGGCCCTTACCATGATCAATGAAGCAGCCTGGTGTCTGGAGGAAAACATCCTGAAATCTCCGGGCGACGGAGATCTCGGAGCCATCCTCGGACTCGGCTTCCCGCCTTTCCTGGGGGGCCCTTTCCAGTATATCGACCAAAAAGGAATACAAAACGTGGTAGACCAGCTAAATGAATTCACCGAAAAATTCGGCCCGCGTTTTAAACCTGCTAAGATATTAGTGGATTATGCCAAAGAAGGGAAGACGTTTTATGGGGATTAA
- a CDS encoding BCCT family transporter, whose translation MGIRGEEKEPAKKTGINKYFDIHKPVFWPSVVLITAMIVTTLLLGDQAETIFSAIQTAITDNGGWFFVIAVNVFIIFSLFIAFSRFGSIRLGGEDAEPDFSTLAWFAMLFSAGMGIGIMFWSVAEPIFHYLSPPMADAESVEAAQQAMNLTYLHWGFHAWGIYAVVGLSLGFFAFNRGLPLSFRSVFYPLIGDRIKGWIGDVIDILAVLATLFGLATSLGLGVLQVSAGLDHVFGLPDNIYLQVGIIVAITGVATVSVVLGIDKGVRVLSEMNVRIAALFLVFVILVGPTIFIFDSFIQNFGGYLNSVATFSFWTESYAGTNWQSSWTIFYWAWWISWSPYVGMFIARISKGRSVKEFVLGVLIVPSIITFLWMSAFGGSAINLEMGGIGNIGDAVNENVATALFVFLEQFPLEMVTSIIAIVLILSFFVTSSDSGSLVIDGLTSGGKLDAPVGQRIFWAQTEGLVAAILLVGGGLSALQTASISTGLPFALILLVMCYSLHRGLKREYKENQQKVKDKERDSYKELVKDAINNQKQED comes from the coding sequence ATGGGAATTCGAGGAGAAGAAAAAGAGCCTGCTAAAAAAACAGGCATCAATAAATATTTTGATATCCATAAGCCTGTTTTTTGGCCTTCTGTTGTGTTAATCACAGCAATGATTGTAACTACTTTATTATTAGGCGACCAAGCCGAAACCATTTTTAGCGCTATCCAAACTGCAATCACTGACAATGGAGGATGGTTTTTTGTGATCGCCGTAAATGTTTTCATCATCTTTTCTTTATTCATTGCCTTCAGTCGATTTGGAAGTATTCGCCTGGGTGGGGAAGATGCCGAACCGGATTTCAGCACCCTCGCTTGGTTTGCCATGTTATTCAGTGCTGGCATGGGGATCGGTATCATGTTCTGGAGCGTTGCTGAACCCATTTTCCATTATCTCTCCCCGCCAATGGCTGACGCAGAATCTGTAGAGGCAGCCCAGCAGGCTATGAACCTGACTTATCTTCACTGGGGATTTCATGCCTGGGGAATTTATGCGGTGGTTGGGTTATCACTTGGGTTTTTTGCCTTCAACCGTGGTTTACCGCTTTCATTTCGGTCAGTATTTTACCCTCTCATCGGAGACCGAATCAAAGGATGGATAGGAGATGTCATTGATATCCTGGCTGTTTTAGCAACTTTGTTTGGGCTTGCAACTTCCCTCGGATTGGGTGTTCTGCAGGTCAGCGCCGGACTGGATCATGTATTCGGATTGCCGGATAACATCTATCTGCAGGTTGGAATAATCGTGGCTATTACAGGCGTCGCCACAGTTTCGGTGGTGCTGGGTATTGACAAAGGCGTTCGGGTTTTAAGTGAAATGAATGTCCGTATAGCAGCCTTATTCTTAGTCTTTGTGATTTTAGTCGGCCCAACCATTTTCATCTTCGATTCCTTCATTCAAAACTTTGGCGGATATCTGAATTCTGTTGCTACTTTTAGTTTTTGGACTGAATCTTATGCCGGCACTAACTGGCAAAGTTCATGGACTATTTTTTACTGGGCATGGTGGATTTCATGGTCACCGTATGTTGGAATGTTTATCGCCCGGATTTCCAAAGGACGATCTGTTAAGGAATTTGTACTCGGCGTATTAATTGTGCCAAGCATCATCACTTTTCTGTGGATGTCTGCTTTTGGAGGTTCGGCCATCAACCTTGAAATGGGAGGAATTGGAAACATAGGTGATGCTGTAAACGAAAATGTAGCCACAGCGCTGTTTGTATTTCTTGAGCAGTTCCCGCTTGAGATGGTTACTTCTATCATTGCTATCGTACTTATCCTGAGTTTCTTTGTTACCTCATCCGACTCTGGCTCCCTCGTAATTGACGGACTAACCAGCGGCGGTAAGCTGGATGCTCCTGTTGGCCAGCGTATTTTTTGGGCTCAAACCGAGGGACTGGTAGCCGCTATATTACTGGTTGGCGGTGGATTAAGCGCCCTTCAAACAGCATCCATCAGTACCGGATTACCATTTGCCCTCATACTTTTGGTTATGTGTTATAGCCTTCACCGGGGATTGAAACGTGAATACAAAGAGAATCAGCAAAAGGTAAAAGACAAAGAACGCGATTCGTATAAAGAACTCGTTAAAGACGCCATCAACAATCAAAAACAAGAGGATTAA
- a CDS encoding universal stress protein, with the protein MKNFDHWFVCLDLSKMDDILIGYTNFLTSVIEPKTISFLHVVESGNVAKEMAKLFPNIESDQDFEDVIRDELNDKIKDHFGDTDIEIRLIIKEGRPTDQIIELMNSIDPDLLLMGKKTGYVGEGVIARRIVKYVPASILFVPENSRYAMNTILTPVDFSSQSANAVKLARNLVEPQSGSVQAQHIFKYPSHFFPYMPSEDEKDKIRNHIKDQKEAFVSEYELPDDVKFTLTLHKEGRIGDEVYDEAVRNQADLIIVGSKSDKKITSILRDDFTDKMTYYSFGIPLLIVKNKEKHQKFLKTLFS; encoded by the coding sequence ATGAAGAATTTCGATCATTGGTTTGTATGCTTAGACTTATCCAAAATGGACGATATCCTGATTGGATATACTAACTTTCTGACATCCGTTATTGAGCCAAAAACGATCTCTTTTCTGCATGTGGTGGAATCCGGAAATGTAGCCAAGGAAATGGCCAAATTGTTTCCAAATATAGAAAGTGATCAGGATTTCGAAGATGTAATCAGAGATGAGCTGAACGATAAAATTAAAGATCATTTCGGCGATACAGATATTGAAATCCGTCTTATCATAAAAGAAGGCCGGCCCACCGACCAAATCATCGAGCTCATGAATTCCATAGATCCTGATCTATTACTCATGGGTAAAAAAACCGGTTATGTTGGGGAAGGAGTAATCGCACGCAGAATCGTAAAATACGTTCCGGCTTCTATTCTTTTTGTCCCCGAGAACAGCCGTTATGCCATGAATACCATACTAACGCCTGTTGATTTTTCCTCACAATCAGCTAATGCGGTTAAGCTGGCCCGAAACCTCGTGGAACCCCAGAGTGGATCTGTTCAGGCCCAGCATATTTTTAAATATCCCTCACATTTTTTCCCTTATATGCCCAGCGAGGATGAAAAGGATAAAATCAGAAATCATATAAAGGATCAAAAAGAAGCATTTGTTTCTGAATATGAGCTTCCTGATGACGTGAAATTTACTCTTACCCTTCATAAAGAAGGACGTATTGGGGATGAAGTGTATGACGAAGCTGTTAGAAATCAGGCCGACCTTATCATAGTTGGCTCCAAATCGGATAAAAAAATCACCAGCATTTTGAGGGATGACTTCACCGATAAAATGACGTACTACTCTTTCGGCATTCCCCTGTTAATCGTCAAGAACAAAGAGAAACACCAGAAATTCCTGAAGACGTTGTTTAGTTAA
- the yajC gene encoding preprotein translocase subunit YajC, translated as MQFLPLFLMGNPDDPNAGIINLVFLGAIFLVFYLFIIRPQSKRQKEIKEKVEGMKKGDKVVTSSGIIGIVDKIEESEFLLDIDSGTKIRMLKSAVTDVNPHKQEKD; from the coding sequence ATGCAATTTTTACCACTTTTTTTAATGGGTAACCCTGACGACCCAAATGCTGGCATCATCAACCTGGTGTTTCTGGGTGCTATTTTCCTGGTATTCTACCTTTTCATCATTCGCCCGCAGAGCAAACGACAAAAAGAAATTAAAGAGAAAGTTGAGGGCATGAAAAAGGGTGATAAAGTTGTTACCTCATCAGGCATCATTGGTATTGTTGATAAAATTGAGGAAAGTGAGTTTCTCCTTGATATCGACAGCGGTACTAAAATCCGCATGTTGAAATCAGCCGTAACCGATGTAAATCCACATAAACAAGAAAAAGACTAA